In Paenibacillus sp. G2S3, a single window of DNA contains:
- a CDS encoding transporter substrate-binding domain-containing protein yields MKKSISLVIASLLTLAIAGCGNNSNSASSSKNGNAAEAATPANASTKVTKIIVGTGTAFPKVCFIDENGKLTGFDVELLKEIDKQLPEYEFEFQTMDFSNLLLSLETKKIDLVAHVMEKNPERELKYSFNKEAYAHWRNRIVVAKDNDSIQSLDDLKGKKVLVGATSAQAQILENYNKENDNAINIVYQNGAANDTVAQISSGRVDATLAADFVLPIIDPQSQLKATGDELSSADILYVFRKDDADSQKLSDAIDGAIKELKTDGTLGKLSTEWLGADVTADSVK; encoded by the coding sequence ATGAAAAAGTCCATTTCACTAGTAATTGCATCGTTATTGACACTGGCGATTGCCGGTTGCGGAAATAACAGCAACAGCGCGAGCAGCAGTAAGAATGGTAATGCTGCTGAGGCCGCAACACCCGCCAATGCTTCGACAAAGGTAACTAAGATTATCGTAGGCACGGGTACTGCTTTTCCGAAGGTCTGCTTCATAGATGAGAACGGCAAGCTTACAGGCTTCGATGTGGAACTGCTCAAAGAAATTGATAAGCAGCTGCCGGAATATGAATTTGAGTTTCAAACCATGGATTTCAGCAATTTGCTACTGAGTCTGGAAACTAAAAAAATCGATCTGGTCGCCCATGTCATGGAGAAGAATCCGGAGCGGGAGCTGAAATATTCTTTTAATAAAGAAGCCTATGCCCACTGGAGAAACCGCATCGTAGTGGCGAAGGATAATGATTCGATCCAATCACTGGATGATCTTAAAGGGAAAAAGGTGCTAGTCGGTGCGACAAGTGCACAAGCGCAAATTCTAGAGAACTACAATAAAGAGAATGACAATGCAATTAATATCGTGTATCAGAACGGTGCAGCGAATGACACCGTGGCACAGATTAGTTCTGGACGTGTGGACGCTACACTAGCTGCAGATTTTGTCCTGCCGATCATTGATCCGCAGAGTCAGCTAAAGGCTACAGGCGACGAGCTGTCCTCCGCGGACATTCTCTATGTTTTCCGTAAGGATGATGCCGATTCACAGAAGCTGTCAGATGCAATTGACGGTGCGATTAAAGAGCTGAAGACGGACGGAACACTGGGTAAGCTGAGCACGGAATGGCTGGGTGCGGACGTTACAGCAGATTCAGTTAAATGA
- a CDS encoding amino acid ABC transporter permease, whose protein sequence is MGAQFDISFVFSFLPKLLGTLSTTLLIVAGSLLTGIIVGFLVALPRLYKIPVLKIFSEIYISFFRGTPILIQLFLFYYGLPEIMKLVHVDMTRTPVLVFVILTYGLHTGAYMSEMIRASVMAVDKGQVEAAYATGMTGFQAFTRIVLPQALGIAVPVFSNLVIALLKDTSLAFTLGVMEMSGKAQTLGSLTQHFIETYIALALIYLVISFTIEKLLLVAEHHLLRHEKRNTPEKKSFKINKNWSYRRIIAELGPGKGGTGL, encoded by the coding sequence ATGGGCGCACAGTTTGATATCAGCTTTGTATTTTCGTTTTTGCCTAAGTTACTTGGGACTTTAAGCACCACGCTTCTGATTGTCGCCGGTTCTCTCCTGACAGGGATTATTGTCGGCTTTCTCGTAGCTCTGCCAAGACTTTATAAAATACCGGTATTGAAGATTTTCTCAGAAATCTATATCTCCTTTTTTCGAGGAACGCCGATTCTTATCCAGCTCTTCCTGTTTTATTACGGTCTGCCTGAAATCATGAAGCTGGTCCATGTGGATATGACCCGAACTCCTGTACTTGTCTTTGTGATTCTTACCTACGGTCTGCATACAGGGGCATATATGTCTGAAATGATCAGGGCTTCTGTGATGGCGGTGGATAAGGGGCAGGTGGAGGCGGCTTATGCTACGGGGATGACGGGGTTCCAAGCTTTTACACGAATCGTGCTGCCGCAAGCGCTTGGAATCGCAGTTCCGGTATTCTCCAATCTAGTAATTGCACTCCTGAAAGATACGTCATTAGCTTTTACCCTCGGGGTGATGGAAATGTCAGGAAAAGCGCAGACGCTTGGCAGTTTAACCCAGCATTTTATTGAAACATATATTGCGCTCGCGCTGATCTATCTGGTCATCAGCTTTACGATTGAGAAGCTGCTGCTAGTAGCTGAACACCACCTGCTGCGGCATGAAAAGAGGAATACGCCGGAGAAAAAATCGTTTAAGATCAACAAAAACTGGTCCTACCGCCGCATTATTGCAGAATTAGGACCGGGCAAAGGAGGCACCGGATTATGA
- a CDS encoding amino acid ABC transporter permease produces MKLDPSFIWTALVQILSAIPTTLYITVVSVLIGFVIGVAVALIRLYRVPLLYPLAVGYVTFIRGTPMLTHLLLIYFGLPVLIDGLAAHFGWSFRSVSIPMIGFAYISFSITAGAYMSEVVRSGLLAVDRGQLEAAHSIGMTTPQALKRIVFPQALAASLPNLSNSVIGMLHGSTLAFTVSVVDINAKAQIVASTNWKFFEAYLAAALIFWALTFLIERVTSVIEKRINLYNRGGVA; encoded by the coding sequence ATGAAGCTGGACCCATCGTTTATATGGACTGCTCTGGTGCAAATTCTGAGTGCAATTCCAACGACATTATATATTACCGTTGTCTCTGTATTGATTGGTTTTGTGATTGGAGTGGCTGTTGCCTTGATCCGGCTCTACAGAGTTCCACTGCTGTATCCGCTGGCCGTCGGTTATGTAACGTTTATCCGGGGGACACCGATGCTGACGCATCTGCTGCTTATTTATTTTGGACTTCCCGTGCTGATTGATGGTCTGGCGGCACATTTCGGCTGGAGCTTCAGATCGGTGTCGATTCCAATGATCGGTTTTGCCTATATTTCGTTCTCGATTACTGCGGGAGCTTATATGTCCGAAGTTGTCCGTTCCGGCTTGCTCGCTGTGGATCGTGGTCAGCTAGAAGCGGCCCATTCTATCGGAATGACTACACCCCAAGCACTGAAGCGGATTGTTTTTCCTCAGGCGTTGGCGGCAAGTCTACCTAATCTTTCGAATTCGGTAATCGGTATGCTGCACGGATCTACCCTTGCTTTTACCGTTTCGGTGGTGGATATCAATGCCAAGGCGCAGATTGTGGCTTCAACGAACTGGAAGTTTTTTGAGGCTTATCTAGCGGCGGCGTTGATCTTCTGGGCACTTACGTTTCTGATCGAACGCGTAACCTCAGTAATTGAAAAAAGGATTAATCTGTACAATCGAGGTGGAGTAGCATGA
- a CDS encoding amino acid ABC transporter ATP-binding protein, giving the protein MIKLAQISKSFGRNQVLNNIDLTVTKGEVVVILGPSGSGKTTLLRCVNYLERPSSGEIAIGDFKVNCKHARIKEIHQLRQKTAMVFQQYNLFRHKTALENVMEGLLIVKKLPKDEARKRSIALLEKVGLASKLDAYPSQLSGGQQQRVGIARALALEPEVILFDEPTSALDPELVGEVLAVIRKIAKEGITMIVVTHEMGFARDVANHVVFMDGGVIVEEGTPTELFNHPREERTKQFLKRITPEFNYSI; this is encoded by the coding sequence ATGATCAAGCTTGCGCAAATTTCGAAGTCATTCGGACGGAATCAGGTATTGAACAATATAGATTTAACAGTGACGAAGGGTGAGGTTGTCGTCATTCTCGGTCCCAGTGGCTCAGGCAAAACAACACTCTTACGCTGTGTGAATTATCTGGAGAGGCCAAGCAGCGGAGAGATCGCCATCGGCGATTTCAAAGTGAACTGCAAACATGCCCGCATAAAGGAGATTCATCAGCTCAGACAAAAAACGGCAATGGTATTTCAGCAGTACAATTTGTTCCGTCATAAAACCGCGCTGGAGAACGTGATGGAAGGGCTGCTAATTGTCAAAAAGCTTCCGAAGGATGAAGCGAGAAAGCGGAGCATTGCGCTACTTGAAAAGGTTGGTCTTGCCAGCAAGCTGGACGCCTATCCGAGTCAGCTGTCTGGAGGTCAACAGCAGCGGGTAGGGATTGCCCGTGCCTTGGCTCTCGAGCCAGAGGTTATCTTATTCGACGAACCAACATCGGCGCTGGACCCAGAGCTAGTGGGTGAAGTGCTGGCTGTTATCCGCAAAATTGCCAAGGAAGGCATCACAATGATTGTGGTGACCCATGAAATGGGCTTTGCTCGCGATGTGGCGAATCATGTGGTTTTTATGGACGGAGGCGTCATTGTTGAAGAAGGAACTCCGACAGAGCTGTTTAACCATCCGCGTGAAGAAAGAACGAAGCAGTTCCTGAAGCGGATCACACCTGAATTTAACTATTCGATATAG
- a CDS encoding LLM class flavin-dependent oxidoreductase: MAITISVLDQSPIYPGETPEEAFQHTIKLAQLSEELGFHRFWVSEHHDSEQVAGSSPEVLISHLLAKTERIRIGSGGIMLQHYSPYKVAENFNVLATLAPGRVDLGVGRAPGGLPRSTQALQQGREESPSLTDKIIELEKYVHNRLEENHPLAGLKAGPLPGLPPELYVLGASVGSAEIAAELGLPYVFSLFINSDKAVALDAIRAYRSSFVSTQGRQPQAIIALALVVAETEEEAKELAGAHKLIRIQLASGKKLTVGTLEQAEEFARQSNEAYTIEELEPEITKGTKASVREQLLALSEASGVDEFIITTNVQPFDKRLRSFELLSEVIAEVPAEA; the protein is encoded by the coding sequence ATGGCTATTACAATCAGCGTACTCGATCAAAGTCCGATCTATCCGGGAGAAACGCCAGAGGAAGCATTCCAGCATACGATTAAGCTGGCACAACTGTCTGAGGAGCTTGGATTTCATCGATTTTGGGTTTCGGAGCATCATGACTCTGAGCAGGTAGCCGGTTCTTCCCCGGAAGTACTCATCTCACATCTGCTGGCCAAAACGGAGCGTATCCGCATTGGCTCCGGTGGAATCATGCTCCAGCATTACAGCCCGTATAAGGTGGCGGAGAATTTCAATGTGCTGGCTACGCTGGCTCCTGGCCGAGTGGATCTCGGTGTGGGACGCGCTCCCGGCGGTCTTCCACGCAGTACACAAGCGCTTCAGCAGGGAAGAGAAGAATCCCCTAGCTTAACGGACAAAATCATAGAGCTGGAGAAGTATGTACATAACCGGCTCGAAGAAAACCATCCGCTGGCAGGGCTGAAGGCAGGTCCCCTCCCTGGACTTCCGCCCGAGCTGTATGTGCTTGGCGCGAGTGTAGGCAGTGCAGAGATTGCCGCTGAACTTGGGTTACCTTATGTGTTCTCCCTGTTTATTAACAGCGATAAGGCAGTAGCGCTAGATGCCATTCGTGCTTACCGCAGCAGTTTTGTTTCTACACAGGGCAGACAACCGCAAGCGATTATCGCTTTAGCGCTAGTGGTGGCTGAGACCGAGGAGGAAGCGAAAGAACTGGCGGGCGCGCATAAGTTGATTCGGATACAACTAGCAAGCGGGAAGAAGCTAACCGTTGGGACCCTGGAACAGGCGGAGGAATTTGCCCGCCAGAGCAATGAAGCCTACACAATTGAAGAGCTGGAACCAGAGATTACCAAAGGAACGAAAGCATCTGTGCGTGAACAGCTGTTGGCACTTTCAGAGGCTTCCGGTGTTGATGAATTCATCATAACAACGAATGTGCAGCCATTTGATAAACGGCTCCGCTCTTTTGAACTGCTGAGCGAAGTAATTGCTGAAGTGCCGGCAGAGGCATAA
- a CDS encoding amidohydrolase has translation MASNATELSAEALGEELIGIRRHLHRHPELSNEEHGTTEYIISLLERAGVRVVDYGLSTGVIAEIGGKQPGPVIALRADIDALPIQEETGVAYASLFPGKMHACGHDFHTAALIGAAYQLKQREQQLQGTVRLLFQPAEEKAQGAQRIIASGALEEVRAVIGLHNKPDLPVGTIGITAGPLMAAADGFVIEVQGGSSHAAVPEAGIDPIVAASHIVTAFQSIVSRNVSPLQSAVVSVTQIHSGNSWNIIPEKAVLEGTIRTFDETVRSKVLDRFQEVATGVAAALGAEATVRWIEGPPPVINDSALAVLGVESAEALGYRAVKPELSLAGEDFAFYQRVVPGLFVFVGTEGSQEWHHPAFNLDERALPVAARFLADVAVRSLEYYNSGGGAEL, from the coding sequence ATGGCAAGTAACGCTACAGAGCTAAGCGCGGAAGCGCTTGGAGAAGAATTAATCGGGATACGCCGTCATCTGCACCGGCACCCGGAACTGTCCAATGAGGAGCATGGTACAACAGAATATATTATTTCCCTGCTGGAGCGGGCAGGAGTCAGGGTCGTAGATTACGGTCTGTCTACCGGAGTGATTGCAGAGATTGGGGGCAAGCAGCCGGGTCCGGTCATCGCGCTGCGCGCAGATATCGACGCCTTGCCGATTCAGGAGGAAACCGGAGTAGCCTATGCTTCGTTATTTCCCGGTAAAATGCATGCCTGCGGACATGATTTCCATACGGCTGCCTTAATCGGAGCAGCCTATCAATTGAAGCAGCGAGAGCAGCAATTACAGGGAACGGTGCGCCTGTTGTTCCAACCGGCTGAGGAGAAGGCGCAGGGGGCACAGCGGATCATTGCTAGCGGGGCGCTAGAAGAAGTCCGGGCAGTGATCGGGCTGCATAACAAGCCGGATTTGCCGGTCGGAACGATCGGTATTACGGCGGGTCCTTTAATGGCAGCGGCTGACGGCTTTGTGATTGAAGTGCAGGGTGGCAGTTCTCATGCTGCCGTTCCAGAAGCTGGGATAGACCCGATTGTAGCTGCTTCGCATATCGTGACCGCATTCCAATCCATTGTAAGTCGCAATGTCAGTCCACTGCAAAGTGCGGTGGTCAGTGTGACGCAGATTCACAGCGGGAATTCATGGAACATTATCCCCGAAAAAGCCGTGCTTGAGGGGACGATCCGCACCTTTGATGAAACGGTGCGAAGCAAAGTGCTGGACCGCTTTCAGGAAGTGGCGACCGGTGTAGCGGCTGCTCTTGGAGCAGAAGCCACTGTTCGCTGGATAGAAGGACCGCCTCCGGTTATCAATGATTCTGCCTTAGCGGTGTTAGGGGTAGAGTCGGCCGAAGCTCTTGGGTACCGAGCGGTCAAGCCAGAGCTTTCTCTGGCCGGAGAGGATTTTGCCTTCTATCAGCGCGTGGTACCGGGACTGTTCGTCTTTGTAGGTACTGAAGGAAGCCAAGAATGGCATCATCCAGCCTTCAATCTAGATGAACGGGCGCTCCCTGTGGCGGCACGTTTCCTAGCGGATGTGGCTGTACGTTCCCTTGAGTACTACAATTCCGGTGGAGGTGCAGAATTATAG
- the solA gene encoding N-methyl-L-tryptophan oxidase, which yields MAEHKSYDVIIVGAGSMGISAGYDLARRGVKTLLIDAFDPPHTQGSHHGESRLIRHAYSGDPTYIDLALRADTLWKEVELLSGSELLIRSGVLNLADSAVYSFSDRLEVAKKRKVRVEHLDAEEIRRRWPALNIPEAFAAMYEPDAGYLYSERCISAYRQLALGHGAEVLTNTPLVNITAREGSVTVHTINGDYHGAAAILSAGAWFDALAPFVHLPIKAIRKVVGWFESSPAFAAGSFPGFTLGAEEGGYYGFPSINGAGLKIGRHDTGLEWKPGTQLAPFGSEASDEGDLRKVLESYMPGAAGRLLKGSACKYEHSPDEDFIIDRHPLHSNVLIAGGFSGHGFKFSSVVGEILADLAISGVTNHNIEPFSLSRFAPPDHSLTSLILEGI from the coding sequence ATAGCTGAACATAAAAGTTACGATGTAATTATTGTAGGCGCAGGTTCGATGGGCATAAGCGCTGGTTATGACCTTGCGAGGCGCGGAGTGAAGACGTTGCTGATTGATGCCTTTGATCCACCACATACACAGGGGAGCCATCACGGGGAATCCCGGCTGATCCGGCATGCTTACAGCGGTGATCCCACCTACATTGATTTGGCTCTGCGGGCAGATACGCTATGGAAAGAAGTGGAGCTGTTGAGTGGAAGCGAATTGCTTATCCGCTCAGGTGTGCTGAATCTTGCGGATAGCGCAGTGTATTCCTTCAGCGACCGTCTCGAGGTAGCGAAGAAACGGAAGGTGCGGGTAGAGCATCTGGATGCCGAAGAGATCCGGCGGCGCTGGCCAGCATTGAACATTCCGGAAGCATTCGCGGCGATGTATGAACCAGATGCCGGGTATTTGTACAGCGAGCGATGTATTTCCGCCTACCGCCAGCTTGCGCTTGGACATGGTGCGGAAGTGTTGACGAACACTCCATTAGTGAACATCACCGCACGCGAAGGCAGCGTTACGGTTCATACGATAAATGGCGATTATCACGGAGCGGCAGCTATCCTTAGTGCCGGAGCCTGGTTTGACGCGTTGGCGCCTTTTGTACATTTGCCGATCAAGGCGATCCGTAAAGTTGTCGGCTGGTTTGAGAGTTCTCCTGCTTTTGCTGCCGGTAGCTTCCCCGGTTTCACGCTGGGAGCAGAGGAAGGTGGCTATTATGGCTTTCCCAGCATTAATGGAGCTGGTCTGAAGATCGGCCGTCACGATACGGGGCTGGAATGGAAGCCGGGTACACAGCTTGCTCCGTTCGGCAGTGAAGCCAGCGATGAGGGTGACCTCCGTAAGGTACTGGAGTCTTACATGCCCGGTGCAGCTGGCCGATTGCTAAAAGGTTCTGCATGCAAATATGAGCATTCGCCTGATGAAGATTTCATTATAGACCGCCATCCGCTCCACTCTAATGTGTTGATAGCTGGAGGGTTTTCGGGGCATGGTTTTAAATTTTCTAGTGTTGTGGGTGAAATACTGGCCGACTTAGCGATCAGCGGAGTTACCAATCATAACATCGAGCCTTTTTCGTTATCTCGTTTTGCACCACCGGATCATTCGCTAACAAGTCTTATATTGGAGGGGATTTAA
- a CDS encoding DinB family protein: MSRVQISDYLSTYHQLVQKTAGLTEEQLKWKAEPASWSVTEVLTHLADHSIVVSFRIRDILAATTSQLPVFNQDAWVSGQYANSGNASDNLELFRSLLYYNSLLFERLSEEDWEKSGINFKGETVKISDIVRGFTAHVERHLGQIERIKQGAANASFVQ, encoded by the coding sequence ATGAGCAGAGTTCAAATCAGTGATTATCTCAGTACGTACCATCAACTGGTGCAGAAGACCGCCGGGTTAACAGAGGAACAACTAAAATGGAAGGCGGAACCCGCCAGTTGGAGTGTGACTGAGGTACTGACTCATCTGGCTGATCACAGCATCGTAGTTTCATTCCGCATTCGTGATATTCTCGCAGCTACGACATCGCAGCTTCCAGTCTTCAATCAGGATGCTTGGGTCAGCGGTCAGTACGCCAACAGCGGCAATGCTTCCGACAATCTGGAGCTGTTCCGCAGCCTGCTTTACTATAACAGCCTTTTGTTTGAACGACTTAGCGAAGAGGATTGGGAGAAAAGCGGAATTAATTTCAAGGGGGAGACCGTGAAAATTTCAGATATCGTGCGCGGCTTCACTGCACATGTGGAGAGACATCTTGGCCAGATCGAGCGAATCAAACAGGGCGCAGCTAATGCATCGTTTGTGCAATGA
- a CDS encoding LLM class flavin-dependent oxidoreductase — MTKPRQLKLGALLHGVGGSTSMWRHPDAKPDASVNFELYKGWVQKAEEGKLDLIFIADGLYINEKSIPHFLNRFEPLTILSALAAVSTNIGLVGTLSTSYSEPFTVARQFGSLDVISGGRAGWNVVTSPLEGSASNYSKKEHPDHGKRYRIATEYLQVTRGLWDSWEDDAFVRDKESGVFFDPQKMHTLDHQGEFFSVKGPLNIARSKQGQPVVFQAGSSEVGKNYASKEADAIFTGHETLEDAQTFYSDVKTRVASFDRNPDEVLIFPGIAPIIGDTPEEAERKYQEVAGLVTIENALNYLGRFFEHHDFSQYPLDEPFPELGELGRNSFQSGTDKIKKDAKEKGLTLRQVALQSATPRSSFIGTPEQVADQIQTWFESHGADGFMIAAAVPNGLEEFIDRVVPILQERGLFRTEYESDTLRGNLGIPLPENRYSKASQPAGQI, encoded by the coding sequence ATGACCAAACCAAGACAACTGAAGCTGGGTGCACTGCTGCATGGGGTAGGAGGCAGCACGTCGATGTGGCGCCATCCAGATGCCAAACCAGATGCCAGTGTAAACTTTGAATTATACAAAGGGTGGGTACAGAAGGCAGAAGAAGGCAAGCTGGACCTGATCTTCATCGCAGACGGTCTCTACATTAATGAAAAGTCCATTCCTCATTTCCTTAACCGGTTTGAGCCGCTGACCATCCTTAGCGCACTCGCAGCCGTCAGCACTAATATCGGGTTGGTTGGTACCTTGTCTACCTCCTACAGTGAACCGTTTACTGTAGCGCGTCAATTCGGATCACTGGATGTAATCAGCGGAGGCCGAGCCGGCTGGAATGTGGTGACTTCACCGCTGGAAGGCTCTGCCTCGAATTACAGCAAAAAAGAGCATCCTGACCATGGCAAGCGTTACCGCATTGCCACCGAATATTTGCAGGTCACGCGCGGATTATGGGACTCTTGGGAGGATGATGCGTTTGTCCGAGACAAGGAATCAGGTGTATTCTTTGATCCGCAAAAAATGCATACCCTGGACCATCAAGGAGAGTTCTTCTCCGTGAAGGGACCGCTGAATATTGCTCGTTCGAAGCAGGGGCAGCCAGTCGTGTTTCAAGCAGGCTCCTCGGAAGTCGGTAAGAATTACGCCTCCAAGGAAGCGGATGCTATCTTCACTGGACACGAAACGCTAGAAGACGCCCAGACATTCTACAGCGATGTTAAGACACGGGTAGCATCGTTTGACCGGAATCCGGATGAGGTGCTGATCTTTCCTGGAATTGCTCCAATCATCGGTGACACGCCGGAGGAGGCAGAGCGCAAATATCAGGAGGTTGCTGGCCTTGTAACGATTGAGAATGCTCTGAACTACTTAGGTAGATTCTTCGAACACCATGATTTCTCGCAATATCCGCTGGATGAACCGTTCCCTGAGCTTGGCGAGTTGGGGCGCAATAGCTTTCAGAGCGGTACAGATAAAATCAAAAAGGATGCGAAGGAGAAAGGCTTGACGCTTCGACAGGTCGCATTGCAATCGGCTACCCCGCGCAGCAGCTTCATTGGCACACCGGAGCAAGTAGCTGATCAGATTCAAACTTGGTTTGAGAGTCATGGGGCAGACGGATTTATGATCGCGGCTGCCGTCCCTAACGGACTGGAGGAATTCATTGATCGGGTGGTGCCGATTCTGCAGGAGCGGGGTTTGTTCCGCACTGAATACGAAAGTGACACGCTGCGTGGAAACCTCGGCATTCCGTTACCAGAGAACCGCTATTCCAAAGCTTCTCAGCCAGCAGGGCAAATTTGA
- a CDS encoding amidohydrolase: MTVDPVLAINQNLGIAEMMDYVGQLQDEMIEHRRDLHAHPELLYDVVRTSGKVAELLEEWGITVRRNVGKHFGMGVVGLLQGLAGNGSTLLLRADMDALPIREGNELPYKSVNDGIMHACGHDAHTAMLLGAARTLAAFRERLSGTVIFVFQPAEEGAVKSPRDGRLLSGGRDLIEDSVLEGVDYAYALHVMPELPVGTLGIHPHYAMAASSHFKVGFQGTSGHHSAPHQAVDAIQMAARYIGEINGMMANRIDPQEAAVLAFGTLQAGTAINVIAEHSELTGTFRAFTKRTVAAITNGLQRHASAIAESYGGKYKLELREGITVVNNAEAVQQVLHAALAVLGEDQVILLEQPSLAGEDFGWYLEKVPGAFAFIGCGNKEKGIVHAIHQPQFNIDEAMLVHGARILVRLAIQHNGSASGKQK; encoded by the coding sequence TTGACGGTTGATCCAGTATTGGCTATCAATCAAAATTTGGGTATTGCGGAGATGATGGATTACGTAGGCCAGCTACAGGATGAAATGATTGAACACCGTCGTGATTTGCATGCCCATCCGGAGCTACTGTACGATGTCGTCCGTACTTCTGGTAAAGTAGCGGAATTGCTGGAGGAGTGGGGGATCACAGTACGGAGAAATGTCGGCAAACATTTCGGAATGGGGGTGGTCGGCCTCCTGCAGGGGTTGGCCGGCAATGGTTCAACTCTTCTTCTAAGGGCAGATATGGATGCCCTGCCAATACGAGAGGGTAATGAGTTGCCATACAAGTCAGTGAATGACGGCATCATGCACGCCTGTGGCCATGATGCTCATACCGCTATGCTGTTGGGTGCTGCCCGAACCTTGGCAGCCTTCCGGGAGCGATTGTCCGGTACAGTCATCTTCGTCTTTCAGCCGGCTGAGGAAGGCGCAGTCAAAAGTCCGCGTGATGGCAGACTACTCTCGGGTGGACGCGATCTCATTGAAGACAGCGTACTGGAAGGTGTGGATTACGCTTACGCACTGCATGTCATGCCTGAGCTTCCGGTTGGTACGCTTGGTATTCATCCTCATTATGCCATGGCAGCATCCAGTCATTTTAAGGTGGGATTTCAGGGAACATCCGGTCATCATAGTGCTCCGCACCAAGCTGTAGATGCAATCCAGATGGCGGCACGATATATTGGAGAGATCAACGGAATGATGGCTAATCGAATCGATCCGCAGGAGGCGGCAGTGTTGGCCTTCGGTACGTTGCAAGCAGGTACTGCTATTAATGTGATCGCTGAACACAGTGAACTGACAGGAACGTTCAGAGCATTTACCAAGCGTACGGTAGCTGCGATTACAAATGGTTTACAGCGCCATGCTTCAGCTATAGCTGAGTCTTACGGAGGGAAATACAAGCTGGAGCTGCGTGAAGGAATTACAGTAGTGAACAACGCGGAAGCGGTTCAGCAGGTGCTTCACGCAGCCCTTGCAGTTCTAGGAGAGGACCAGGTAATACTGCTGGAGCAGCCAAGTCTGGCTGGTGAGGATTTTGGTTGGTATCTTGAAAAGGTTCCCGGTGCCTTCGCCTTTATTGGTTGCGGTAATAAGGAGAAGGGAATTGTCCATGCTATTCATCAGCCACAGTTTAATATCGATGAAGCGATGCTAGTTCATGGTGCGAGGATACTGGTTAGACTCGCAATACAGCATAATGGATCGGCCAGCGGTAAACAAAAGTAA
- a CDS encoding stalk domain-containing protein, with amino-acid sequence MHNRRFINVLIILILLTSYSTPIFASASVSPKLSDSIERSVIHPSVTINGMNFSFQDELPTLIDGKTFVPTQIFEHPDIQADITKFIDNEYPHVFISHFNGALSIYPDKSDYMFSDYNEDIEDSDIWIDWKSPTPYLSGSDIMVPLRAIAERIGISVDWDVATRTAIITTDDDFRAELESPEEWEDWLGMKPIELDDPSGEAITEQELTEFAILSGIPVLDSRIIDKYTAVLLHIEEEDGVESLTLKYIDRLKNGSLDWSMDLGMGDDGDDVQVKRCGQLVSVGMFDQGLKKKFSHFEVSYKVHDKRVTHTYDISGKQGMFFDIPEGVTSGEITFFGKNGYTFETYFW; translated from the coding sequence ATGCACAACCGCCGCTTCATAAACGTATTGATTATTCTTATCTTGTTGACCTCCTATTCGACTCCAATCTTCGCATCGGCTTCTGTTTCACCGAAACTATCTGATTCTATCGAACGTTCTGTAATCCACCCCTCCGTCACAATTAATGGCATGAACTTTTCCTTTCAAGATGAGTTACCAACGTTAATAGACGGAAAAACATTCGTTCCAACCCAAATTTTTGAGCATCCCGACATTCAAGCCGATATTACGAAGTTTATAGATAATGAATATCCACACGTGTTTATTTCACATTTTAATGGAGCACTTTCTATTTATCCGGATAAAAGTGATTATATGTTTAGCGATTACAACGAAGATATAGAGGATTCTGATATCTGGATCGATTGGAAGAGTCCTACACCTTATCTCTCCGGCAGTGATATTATGGTTCCATTGCGCGCTATTGCCGAACGAATCGGGATCTCTGTTGATTGGGATGTAGCAACTAGAACAGCGATCATTACCACGGATGATGACTTTCGTGCTGAACTCGAATCTCCTGAGGAGTGGGAAGATTGGCTAGGAATGAAGCCTATCGAGCTGGATGACCCCTCAGGAGAGGCAATAACAGAGCAGGAGTTAACTGAATTTGCTATTTTGAGCGGAATTCCAGTTCTGGACTCTCGGATTATTGATAAATATACAGCTGTACTCTTACATATCGAAGAGGAAGATGGCGTAGAATCGCTTACGTTGAAATACATCGATCGTTTAAAAAACGGGAGTTTGGACTGGAGTATGGATTTAGGCATGGGGGATGATGGAGACGACGTCCAAGTGAAGAGGTGCGGACAACTCGTTAGTGTCGGTATGTTCGATCAAGGACTTAAGAAGAAATTCAGTCATTTCGAGGTAAGTTACAAAGTTCATGATAAGAGAGTAACTCATACCTATGATATCTCGGGTAAACAAGGCATGTTTTTTGACATTCCTGAGGGCGTGACAAGCGGGGAGATAACATTCTTTGGGAAAAACGGTTACACATTCGAAACGTATTTCTGGTGA